In Geopsychrobacter electrodiphilus DSM 16401, a single window of DNA contains:
- a CDS encoding 3-hydroxybutyryl-CoA dehydrogenase encodes MAISKIMVIGAGQMGGGIAQVAAEAGLQVVLNDIDRGFIDKRLSFISGLLDKNIAKGRITAEKKTEILARLIPSTDLKDAAGVDLVIEAATENMALKEKIFRTLDLVAKPGVILASNTSSLPITELAAVTKRPELVIGMHFMNPVPVMKLVEVIRGIATSDDTYARVKELSERMGKVPVEVNDYPGFIANRLLMPMINEAIYCIYEGVADAESIDTVMKLGMAHPMGPLTLADFIGLDTCLAIMEVLYEGFADSKYRPCPLLRKMVKAGWLGKKSGKGFFEYSN; translated from the coding sequence ATGGCAATCAGCAAAATCATGGTCATCGGGGCCGGCCAGATGGGCGGCGGTATTGCTCAGGTCGCAGCCGAAGCGGGACTGCAGGTGGTACTCAACGACATCGACCGGGGTTTCATTGACAAACGCCTGAGCTTTATCAGCGGTCTGCTCGACAAAAATATAGCCAAGGGACGAATCACCGCCGAGAAAAAGACCGAAATCCTGGCCCGGCTGATCCCCTCCACCGATTTGAAGGACGCCGCCGGAGTCGATCTGGTCATCGAGGCCGCGACCGAGAACATGGCGCTCAAGGAGAAGATTTTCCGCACCCTTGACCTGGTCGCCAAGCCTGGTGTGATCCTCGCCAGCAACACCTCCTCGCTCCCGATCACCGAACTCGCGGCGGTCACCAAACGCCCGGAGCTGGTGATCGGCATGCACTTCATGAACCCGGTGCCGGTGATGAAGCTGGTCGAGGTGATCCGCGGCATCGCCACCAGCGATGACACCTACGCCAGAGTCAAAGAGCTCTCCGAGCGGATGGGCAAGGTTCCGGTCGAGGTCAATGACTATCCAGGATTCATTGCCAACCGACTCCTGATGCCGATGATCAACGAGGCGATCTACTGTATCTACGAAGGGGTCGCCGACGCCGAATCGATCGATACGGTCATGAAACTCGGCATGGCACACCCCATGGGGCCCCTGACTCTGGCCGACTTTATCGGCCTGGATACCTGCCTGGCGATCATGGAGGTGCTCTACGAAGGATTCGCTGACAGCAAGTACCGGCCCTGTCCCCTGTTGCGCAAAATGGTCAAAGCCGGCTGGCTTGGCAAAAAAAGCGGCAAGGGCTTTTTCGAAT